Proteins from a single region of Chryseomicrobium sp. FSL W7-1435:
- a CDS encoding cation diffusion facilitator family transporter, translating into MAAVVNTFIAFMKGGAFLLTGNVAMFAEMMHSFGDAANQFFVFIGSALSKKAPTPRFPNGFGRLVNLVVLGAILIVGILAYETIKEGWHHILHPTESGGIVIVLVVLLVAFLLEMFVLYKAGKEVLHEAHVTGGFWAPLTKSFANLNRAKPATKLVFMEDIVATVGNLLAALAVIIAYFTDFLAIEGMVSILIGLMMFYVVVRVFLENARGVIGETDEQMLNHIAYLISDNPKIKDIKTLEVVKEGEYLHVETLLEIDRTLTFDKIDDIQEDLSKLLLSQPGVTDVVISFDEDDGVKSWKHHKEPPTTLKTHDAK; encoded by the coding sequence ATGGCCGCAGTAGTAAACACGTTTATAGCATTTATGAAAGGTGGCGCATTTTTACTTACAGGTAATGTGGCCATGTTCGCAGAAATGATGCACTCATTTGGAGACGCTGCCAATCAATTTTTTGTATTCATCGGTTCGGCCCTTTCTAAAAAGGCGCCTACCCCACGATTTCCCAATGGATTTGGCCGGTTAGTCAATCTTGTCGTATTAGGTGCAATTCTTATAGTAGGAATACTTGCATATGAGACTATCAAGGAAGGTTGGCACCATATTTTACACCCAACTGAGTCTGGCGGGATAGTCATTGTCCTTGTTGTACTATTGGTAGCATTTCTATTAGAGATGTTTGTCCTCTACAAGGCAGGTAAAGAAGTATTACATGAAGCACACGTTACAGGCGGATTTTGGGCGCCACTTACTAAAAGTTTCGCAAACTTAAACAGAGCGAAGCCTGCAACTAAACTTGTTTTCATGGAAGACATCGTGGCTACAGTTGGTAACTTATTAGCTGCTCTTGCAGTAATCATCGCGTACTTTACTGATTTTCTGGCAATCGAAGGTATGGTCTCCATTCTTATCGGACTCATGATGTTCTATGTAGTAGTACGTGTTTTCTTAGAAAATGCACGTGGAGTCATTGGAGAAACTGATGAGCAAATGCTAAATCATATTGCTTATTTAATTTCTGACAATCCAAAGATTAAAGACATCAAAACACTTGAAGTTGTTAAAGAAGGCGAATATTTGCACGTTGAAACACTACTTGAAATCGATCGCACTCTTACATTTGATAAAATCGATGATATTCAAGAAGATCTTTCAAAACTTCTCTTAAGTCAGCCGGGTGTGACAGACGTTGTTATTTCGTTTGATGAAGATGACGGCGTGAAGTCTTGGAAGCACCACAAAGAACCTCCTACAACATTAAAAACACACGATGCGAAATAA
- a CDS encoding iron-containing alcohol dehydrogenase, giving the protein MNSFSFYNPVKLIFGKGQLSSLSKELAPFGKKILVVYGGGSIKKSGLYDKVMAELSNGGFEVFELSGVEPNPRLSTAKKGIEICKENNVDAVLAVGGGSVIDCSKLIIAGAKYDGDAWDFVTRKAQPEDALPLATVLTLAATGSEMNAGSVITNQETEEKYGWGSPLSFPKFSILDPEYTFTVPADQTVYGIVDMMSHMFEQYYNNGTNTPVQDEMIEGVLRAVIATAPKLMEDLTSYEHRETILFAGTLGLNNFLQMGYNGDWASHNIEHAVSAIYDIPHAGGLAIIFPEWMRHNVKVNPARFARMAVKVFGVNPDGKSDEQIANEGIDQLVEFWTSIGAPQKLSDYKIGDDRIEDMVDKTLVYGPFGNFNKLQAEDVRSILKAAL; this is encoded by the coding sequence ATGAATTCATTTAGTTTTTATAACCCTGTAAAATTAATTTTCGGTAAAGGTCAATTGTCTTCGCTTTCAAAAGAGTTAGCGCCATTCGGTAAAAAGATTCTTGTCGTTTACGGCGGGGGGAGTATCAAAAAGAGTGGTCTTTACGATAAAGTTATGGCCGAACTTTCAAACGGTGGCTTCGAAGTATTCGAACTTTCAGGAGTAGAGCCGAATCCACGCCTATCCACTGCCAAAAAAGGTATCGAGATTTGTAAAGAAAACAATGTCGATGCAGTTCTTGCAGTAGGTGGGGGATCAGTCATCGATTGCTCTAAGTTAATTATTGCTGGAGCTAAATACGATGGAGATGCTTGGGACTTTGTAACACGCAAGGCGCAACCTGAAGATGCTTTACCACTTGCTACTGTGCTGACATTAGCTGCAACTGGTTCAGAAATGAATGCGGGCTCTGTTATCACGAACCAAGAAACGGAAGAGAAGTACGGATGGGGAAGTCCACTAAGTTTCCCTAAATTCTCGATTCTTGACCCAGAGTACACTTTTACAGTACCGGCCGATCAAACGGTTTACGGGATTGTGGATATGATGTCTCATATGTTCGAGCAATATTACAACAATGGAACAAATACTCCGGTCCAAGATGAGATGATCGAAGGGGTGTTGCGAGCTGTTATTGCTACTGCACCGAAATTAATGGAAGACTTAACAAGCTACGAACACCGTGAGACGATTCTATTTGCAGGTACTCTTGGGTTGAACAATTTCTTACAGATGGGCTACAACGGTGACTGGGCAAGCCACAATATCGAGCATGCTGTTTCAGCAATCTATGATATTCCACACGCAGGAGGCTTGGCGATCATCTTCCCTGAGTGGATGCGTCACAACGTTAAAGTGAATCCTGCCCGATTTGCACGTATGGCTGTCAAAGTCTTTGGTGTAAATCCTGATGGAAAATCGGATGAGCAAATTGCAAATGAAGGAATCGACCAACTGGTTGAGTTCTGGACATCAATTGGTGCACCTCAAAAATTAAGTGATTATAAAATTGGAGATGACCGTATTGAAGACATGGTAGACAAGACACTTGTTTACGGTCCATTCGGTAACTTCAACAAACTTCAAGCTGAAGATGTTCGCAGCATTTTAAAAGCAGCTCTATAG
- a CDS encoding MgtC/SapB family protein yields the protein MEILVEYSEILIKLSLAALLSLIIGLERELKKKPVGLKTSVVIATFSCLLTYISIEAAYMAEGRDGVNITMDPLRLAAQIVSGIGFLGAGVILRKGHDSISGLTTAAMIWGAGGIGIAVGAGFYIEAAFSVFVVLVGIEIIPPLLNKIGPKRLRMRDLSLHLWLKDANYIDDAIEYIQSQGGKIQDMQIRDHSLELIPQHELKLRISMVNKVKPNEFYHLLKKQPYIIAMEIEAID from the coding sequence GTGGAAATTCTAGTTGAGTACAGCGAGATCCTAATAAAATTAAGTTTAGCTGCTCTTTTAAGTTTAATTATTGGATTAGAACGGGAACTAAAGAAGAAACCAGTCGGTTTAAAAACTTCAGTAGTCATTGCTACATTCAGCTGCCTACTCACCTACATATCAATTGAAGCGGCATATATGGCTGAGGGTAGAGACGGTGTAAACATTACAATGGATCCTTTGCGTTTGGCTGCACAAATAGTTAGTGGTATCGGCTTCTTAGGAGCGGGAGTTATTTTACGAAAAGGCCATGATAGTATTAGTGGCTTAACTACTGCCGCTATGATCTGGGGAGCTGGAGGAATAGGAATCGCCGTAGGTGCAGGCTTCTATATAGAAGCGGCATTCAGTGTGTTTGTAGTTTTAGTCGGCATTGAAATCATCCCCCCTCTTTTGAATAAGATTGGACCTAAGCGATTGCGTATGCGTGATTTATCTCTTCACCTTTGGCTGAAAGATGCAAATTATATTGATGATGCTATTGAATATATCCAGTCACAAGGTGGAAAGATACAAGATATGCAAATCCGAGACCACTCGCTAGAATTAATACCACAACATGAGTTGAAGCTGCGTATATCAATGGTGAACAAAGTGAAACCGAATGAGTTTTATCATTTATTAAAGAAACAACCTTATATTATCGCAATGGAAATCGAAGCAATCGACTAG